A region from the Euwallacea similis isolate ESF13 chromosome 23, ESF131.1, whole genome shotgun sequence genome encodes:
- the LOC136416409 gene encoding protein Fer3-like, with product MKMSSFSSDHGSWDAGSGAEYPGYPNEINGYGGLWDPHHFPSQNPALGGYPDILTAFNSDLVWPRHQQCGALVSSRMGRNGSSNGVQSQKKTRRRVATMAQRRAANIRERRRMFNLNEAFDKLRRKVPTFAYEKRLSRIETLRLAITYISFMTELLHGHPLDHKSSDAYPQREYIPYGLIN from the exons ATGAAAATGTCCTCTTTTTCCAGTGACCATGGGTCGTGGGATGCAGGAAGT GGTGCGGAGTACCCTGGGTATCCCAATGAAATCAACGGATATGGGGGTCTATGGGATCCCCATCATTTCCCCAGTCAAAATCCAGCATTGGGGGGGTACCCAGATATCCTAACTGCGTTCAATTCAGATCTTG TTTGGCCTCGGCATCAACAGTGCGGTGCTCTGGTTTCCAGTCGAATGGGTAGAAATGGTTCATCTAATGGAGTACAATCGCAGAAAAAGACACGAAGGAGGGTTGCCACCATGGCTCAACGCAGAGCTGCTAATATACGAGAAAGGCGGcgtatgtttaatttaaatgaggCTTTTGATAAATTGAGAAGGAAG GTACCGACTTTTGCCTACGAGAAACGGCTCTCACGCATTGAAACTCTGCGTTTGGCCATCACTTACATCAGTTTCATGACGGAACTTCTTCACGGTCATCCGCTTGACCACAAGAGCAGTGACGCATATCCGCAAAGAGAGTACATCCCTTATGGTCTGATTAATTAG
- the LOC136416421 gene encoding DNA ligase 1-like yields MSMLAERKRKQKWSLNPRGKFWADDGNKFGQKLLEKMGWAPGKGLGLKEDGMTEHIKVAYKNDSEGMGYKKNDNQWTEHETNFSSLLVTLTGTEITQDNTVKVSSLEEQSKSSKARLHYRKFTRGKDLSKYSEKDLANIFGKKSFNESSNQDIEEEEVNEDLIADTNFSYGGSMSDYFKKKLPSFGKNNRYEIGSNGVLKSSGSERNESESESETTVGFGFKQEQTCIKSNEEAISKKKKNKKKRSLEDNFNLNDTPSKKKKTDQSKKKEPETGLSNPAFDPLFFPTKVQKHILEPIEESIAEIQNDTVGEVAESFKVQVQITNDLIVAENKEKISENNIPKKRKKKKNKTKNLDDLKPDEECKKKKIKKKKLEDSVDENMDIVVEPNAKIEKKKRNKKHKNLVNKDLHPTEPSVIELTPQKIKTSKKTLEGIENHIFSIETENDSMTTETENPYELKPKRKKKSQSKEESPGLINPLFDVTDAANDKDLMNELYEVKRIDKTKKKKKQEHKENEGIDNPALALDASIEEECDLMLNIASTPVITTPKTTEQSRIHKVKPLSRRKSVRFSDVTRERIIPSKEDIESETLEESREIIEIEGILNDSSELSNIDKFIQKKKAKKFNKGIENGAFDQQANNIEENITSMSKTIDTFQAEVENDINEAKIKSIKVEDIMVGEVGNPEGDNEKLEDGTVKLKFKHANFKRVYRYMESLTGAKKSYKHLIKGDIVVGFRDTNLHQIEGYAAQKIS; encoded by the exons ATGTCAATGCTCGCTGAGagaaaacgaaaacaaaaatggtCACTTAACCCCAGAGGCAAATTTTGGGCTGATG ATGGCAACAAATTTGGTCAAAAACTGCTAGAAAAAATGGGTTGGGCCCCTGGGAAAGGGCTCGGGTTAAAGGAAGATGGCATGACCGAGCACATAAAAGTCGCCTATAAGAATGATTCTGAAG GTATgggttataaaaaaaatgataatcaATGGACAGAACATGAGACTAACTTCTCCTCCCTTCTCGTGACATTAACAGGCACAGAAATCACTCAAGATAATACTGTTAAAGTCAGTTCTTTAGAAGAACAATCAAAAAGCTCAAAGGCAAGACTGCACTATAGGAAATTCACTAGAGGTAAAGATTTGAgcaaatattcagaaaaagaCTTAGCAAACATTTTTGGCAAGAAATCTTTTAATGAATCCTCCAATCAGGATATTGAAGAGGAGGAAGTTAATGAGGACCTTATAGCTGATACCAACTTCTCATATGGAGGCTCAATGTCTgactattttaaaaagaaattacctAGTTTTGGCAAAAATAATAGGTATGAAATTGGGAGCAATGGGGTTTTGAAAAGCTCTGGTTCTGAAAGAAATGAGTCAGAGTCTGAGAGTGAAACTACAGTAGGGTTTGGTTTTAAACAGGAACAAACTTGTATTAAATCAAATGAAGAAGCTATatcaaagaagaaaaaaaataaaaagaaaaggagTTTGGAggataatttcaatttaaatgacaCCCCTTccaagaaaaagaaaactgaccaatcaaagaaaaaagaacCTGAAACTGGCTTATCTAACCCAGCGTTTGACCCTTTGTTTTTCCCTACTAAAGTGCAGAAACACATTTTGGAACCAATAGAAGAAAGTATTGCTGAAATACAGAATGACACTGTAGGGGAAGTAGCTGAGAGCTTCAAGGTTCAGGTTCAAATTACCAATGATCTAATTGTAGCTGAAAATAAGgagaaaatttctgaaaataatatcccaaagaagagaaaaaaaaaaaagaacaaaacaaagaatttagatgatttgaagCCAGATGAAGAAtgtaagaaaaagaaaattaagaagaaaaaattagaggATAGTGTTGATGAAAATATGGATATTGTTGTAGAACCTAATGcaaaaattgagaagaaaaaacGTAACAAGAAGCataaaaatttggtaaataaaGACCTTCATCCTACAGAGCCTTCTGTCATAGAGCTCACacctcaaaaaataaaaacatctaAGAAGACACTTGAGGGGAtagaaaatcatatttttagcattgaaactgaaaatgaTAGCATGACAACTGAAACTGAAAACCCTTATGAACTGAAACCcaagaggaaaaagaaaagtCAATCTAAAGAAGAAAGTCCTGGGCTTATAAACCCACTATTTGACGTTACAGATGCGGCTAATGATAAAGACTTAATGAATGAACTATATGAAGTCAAGAGAAttgacaaaacaaaaaaaaaaaagaaacaagaaCATAAAGAAAACGAAGGCATTGACAATCCTGCCTTGGCCTTAGATGCATCAATTGAGGAGGAATGtgatttaatgttaaatattgCCTCCACTCCTGTAATAACTACACCTAAAACTACAGAACAAAGCAGAATTCATAAAGTCAAACCATTGTCTCGAAGGAAAAGTGTGAGATTCAGTGATGTAACTCGAGAGAGAATAATCCCCTCAAAAGAAGATATTGAAAGTGAAACTTTGGAGGAGAGCAGGGagataattgaaattgaaggAATCCTAAATGACAGTTCAGAGTTGAGTAATATagacaaatttattcaaaaaaagaaagccaagaaattcaataaaggCATTGAAAATGGTGCTTTTGATCAACAAGCCAATAATATAGAGGAAAATATTACTTCCATGTCAAAAACTATTGACACCTTCCAAGCAGAAGTGGAAAATGATATTAacgaagcaaaaattaaatcaatcaaAGTTGAGGATATTATGGTGGGGGAAGTGGGTAACCCTGAGGGTGATAATGAGAAACTGGAAGATGGTACTGTGAAATTGAAGTTCAaacatgcaaattttaaaagagtgtACCGATATATGGAGAGTTTAACTGGAGCCAAAAAATCGTACAAGCACCTGATTAAAGGAGATATAGTGGTAGGGTTTCGAGACACGAATTTGCACCAGATAGAGGGATATGCAGCGCAGAAAATCAGTTGA
- the slx1 gene encoding structure-specific endonuclease subunit slx1, translated as MNETIIEKFYGVYLLYCLNPKYTGRTYIGYTVDPNRRIKQHNKGNQFGGARRTSNRGPWTMVLIIHGFPSDISALRFEWAWQHPRYSRRLQHVTKKKSKEKMYDFCLRVLSEMLHVGPWNRLPLTIRWLNDDFIKEFPIGKGPPLHMPICYGPVISKQLPKLKLTQQDLPTNSDTCYVCLKPVEISRKVTCLESICTATFHIICMSKNFLADDQYVPIEGNCPKCKNHFLWGDIVRKFMGCYRNIDFKMNVEGGNDFYDSEEDN; from the exons ATGAACGAAACTATAATTGAGAAGTTTTATGGGGTATATCTACTATACTGCTTAAACCCTAAATACACTGGACGAACTTACATTGGATACACTGTTGATCCAAACAGAAGAATAAAGCAACACAATAAAGGGAATCAATTTGGTGGGGCACGGCGGACAAGCAACCGAGGACCCtg GACTATGGTCCTCATTATCCATGGTTTTCCTAGTGATATATCTGCATTGCGA TTTGAATGGGCCTGGCAACATCCCCGATACTCCAGAAGATTACAACATGTAACTAAGAAGAAATCTaaggaaaaaatgtatgatTTTTGCTTGAGAGTTTTATCAGAAATGCTGCATGTAGGGCCATGGAACAGGCTACCTCTGACAATTCGTTGGCTAAATGATGATTTTATTAAGGAGTTCCCA atAGGCAAAGGACCCCCTCTGCACATGCCAATTTGTTATGGACCTGTGATAAGCAAACAACTCCCAAAACTCAAATTAACTCAGCAAGATTTACCCACTAATTCTGACACTTGTTATGTGTGTCTTAAACCAGtagaaatttcaagaaaagtAACTTGCTTAGAATCCATATGCACAGCaacatttcatattatttgCATGTCAAAGAATTTTCTTGCCGATGACCAATACGTCCCAATTGAAGGGAATTGCCCCAAGtgcaaaaatcattttttatgggGTGATATTGTGCGAAAATTCATGGGCTGTTACAGAAATATCGATTTTAAGATGAACGTGGAAGGCGGCAACGATTTTTATGATTCTGAGGAAGATAATTAA
- the lt gene encoding vacuolar protein sorting-associated protein 41 homolog: MSESNDCMSDSEYSEDEIEPKLKYVRLGNDLKKILNKTSATCIAVHTKFICLGSHLGIIYVLDHEGNNVLSQRPKAHSVSVNHISIDKNGDYIASCSDDGRVYVHGLLSTENNYNLNVARLVKTVALDPNYCKSPSNKRFITGDDKLTLHERTFLGGLKSTVLLESEGLVGSLCWGDNFLALSSSIGVRVYDMNARCSLGLIKWEEHPGVLIDKFRCNLRWANSRTLLIGWVDTVRVCIIRKRSNVELAVRALPEYLVDPVSTFQTEFYISGIAPLDQQLVLLGVPKEQDENNKSLRPQLYIVEYKDNDYSDICTDSLTLRGYQEYSVNDYHLDVLLEENVFFIVAPKDVVIASPYDLDDRIQWFIQHNKYKEALEILEHNDGRTIHKHTVQSVGIDYLDFLLSRCMYDDAGKLGLDIFEKNPSLWEDQIYKFASAHQLRAVSPYIPRTLESKLNPHIYEMILFEYLKFDGQGFLQLIKELNHQLYNVSAVINAVLDHVLTNKQDIFVEALAILYSYEQKYDISLSMYLKLKHKDVFTLIQKHNLHSVIHDMLIDLMDLDYKKTVALLLEKNNISSEKIVEKLRPSPLHLYRYLDEFDKKNTKGEYHKELVSLYAMFDRSKLLPFLKKSDRYLIQEALDICQKKKYYPEMVFLLGRMGNTKEALDLIINELKDMQYAISFCFEHDDSDLWDDLIDHCISKPECVTFLLQSIGNYIDPTALIMKIKGDMQIPGLRSSLVKMLNQYNLQVSVQEGCKKILVSDYFNLQKKLVSIRQQGTSLSSDEVCGACHYKIIQADMSRIGDLIMFNCKHIFHKKCLESQAASCVVCSPAEKMN, encoded by the exons ATGTCCGAATCCAAC GACTGTATGAGTGATTCTGAGTATTCAGAAGATGAAATAGAGCCAAAACTGAAATATGTCCGCCTTggaaacgatttaaaaaagatCCTTAATAAAACCTCTGCAACATGTATTGCTGTTCACACAAAG TTTATATGTTTGGGTTCACACTTGGGCATTATTTATGTACTGGACCATGAAGGCAATAATGTACTAAGTCAGAGACCCAAAGCCCATTCTGTAAGTGTAAATCATATATCAATTGACAAGAATGGAGACTATATTGCTTCATGTTCTGATGATGGTCGGGTGTATGTCCATGGGTTATTATCAACTGAAAACAACTACAATCTCAATGTGGCCCGACTTGTTAAAACTGTAGCCTTGGATCCTAATTACTGTAAAAGTCCTTCAAATAAGAGATTTATCACTG GGGATGACAAATTAACCCTCCATGAGCGCACATTTCTTGGAGGTTTGAAATCCACTGTTTTGTTAGAAAGCGAAGGCCTGGTGGGGAGTTTGTGTTGGGGGGATAATTTTTTAGCTTTGTCAAGTAGTATAGGAGTGAGGGTTTATGATATGAATGCCAGGTGCTCTTTAGGTCTTATCAAATGGGAGGAACATCctgg AGTCTTAATAGATAAATTTAGGTGCAATCTAAGATGGGCAAATAGCAGAACCCTTCTTATAGGCTGGGTGGATACAGTTCGGGTCTGTATTATTAGAAAACGGAGCAATGTTGAGTTAGCTGTAAGGGCGTTGCCTGAATATTTAGTAGATCCAg tttcaacATTCCAAACTGAATTTTATATTAGTGGAATAGCTCCTTTAGACCAGCAACTGGTTTTACTAGGGGTGCCTAAAGAACAAGATGAAAACAATAAGAGTTTGCGTCCACAACTGTATATAGTAGAGTATAAGGATAATGATTATAGTGATATTTGTACTGACAGTTTAACCTTAagag gatACCAAGAATATTCAGTGAATGATTATCATTTGGATGTTTTGTTAGAAGAGAATGTGTTCTTTATTGTTGCCCCAAAAGATGTTGTTATAGCTAGTCCTTATGATTTAGATGATAGGATACAGTGGTTTATACAGCACAA CAAATATAAAGAGGCCCTTGAAATATTAGAGCACAATGATGGCAGAACAATACATAAACATACAGTTCAGAGTGTGGGAATCGATTATTTAGACTTTTTGCTCAGTCGCTGCATGTACGATGATGCCGGCAAGTTAGGATTggatatatttgaaaaaaatccttcCCTTTGGGAAGatcaaatttacaaatttgccAGTGCTCATCAACTCAg AGCTGTGAGTCCTTATATTCCGAGAACGCTTGAATCCAAATTAAACCCACATATTTACGAAATGATTTTATTCgagtatttgaaatttgatggGCAG GGTTTTCTACAATTAATCAAAGAATTGAATCATCAACTATACAATGTGTCTGCAGTAATTAATGCGGTATTAGACCATGTCTTGACTAACAAGCAGGATATTTTTGTAGAAGCTTTAGCGATTTTGTATAGTTATGAGCAAAAATATGACATCAGCTTGTCTATGTATCTTAA GTTAAAACATAAAGATGTCTTTACGCTTATCCAAAAACACAATTTGCATAGTGTCATTCATGATATGCTAATTGATTTAATGGACTTGgattacaaaaaaactgttGCCTTGCTTTTAGAGAAGAACAATATTTCCTCTGAGAAAATCGTGGAAAAGCTTCGACCCAGCCCTCTTCATTTGTACagg TACTTAGACGAATTTGATAAGAAGAATACTAAGGGGGAATATCACAAGGAGTTAGTTAGTTTGTATGCAATGTTTGATAGATCAAAACTATTGCCTTTTCTCAAGAAATCTGATCGATACCTCATTCAGGAGGCCTTGGATATTTGTCAGAAGAAGAAGTATTATCCTGAAATGGTTTTTCTCTTGG GCCGCATGGGAAATACAAAAGAAGCTttagatttaataataaatgaactGAAGGATATGCAGTACGCAATTTCGTTTTGTTTCGAACATGACGATTCAGATTTGTGGGATGATTTGATTGATCATTGCATAAGCAAGCctg aatgtGTGACATTTTTACTTCAAAGTATAGGGAATTACATCGATCCCACCGCCTTGATTATGAAGATCAAAGGGGACATGCAAATACCAGGATTGAGAAGTTCTTTAGTGAAAATGTTGAATCAGTATAATTTACAG GTTTCAGTGCAAGAAGGTTGTAAAAAGATTCTAGTGtctgattattttaatttacaaaagaaGTTAGTGAGTATTCGGCAACAAGGCACATCGTTATCTAGCGATGAAGTTTGTGGGGCGTGTCATTACAAGATTATTCAAGCAG ATATGTCTAGAATAGGCGATTTGATAATGTTTAATTgcaaacacatttttcataaaaagtgCTTGGAAAGTCAAGCAGCCAGCTGCGTGGTGTGTTCTCCTGCGGAGAAAATGAACTAA